Genomic window (Lewinellaceae bacterium):
CGTAGCCGGATATACGCCCTGCGCAACGATTACAGCGAACGGTCATTTCAACTCAAACGCAGCCACCACCTCCCTCGCCAAATCCCATTGATCAAACCCCTGCCGCCCGTAGTCGAGCCCCCGCCGGACGATGACCAGCTCATGAGACGGGACAACGATGACAAACTGCCCCCGGTTGCCTGCGGTGGAATAGGCATCCCCGGGCACATCGGTGCGGCCGTCGGGAACGAGCCACCACTGGCCGCCGTAGAAGTTTCCGCGTTCGGCGGTGGCCGGCGCTGGTGTGCGGACAAAACCAATCCAATCTTCCGACAGGAGGCGCTCGCCGTTCCAGAGGCCGTTTTGCAGGTACAGCAGGCCAAACCGGGCCAGGTCCCGGGCATTGGTGTATACCTGGCTGCTGAGGATAAAATCGCCGAAGCGGTCGACGCTAAGGAGGGTATTGCGCATGCCGATGCGGCCGAGCAGAGCGCGGCGGGGAAATTCCAGATAGCTCTTCGAATCGCCGAGGGCCTTTTTCATGGCCAGCACGCCGAGCAGGGTTTCGTAGTTTTCGTAATCCCAGTAAGTGCCCGGCTTGCGGACCAGTCCTCGGTTGAGGGCCCCTTTGGCGGAGCTGGCGCCGGCCCAGTAGGCCAGGCCCGAGCCGGTGGCGTATTCCATGCCGTTGTTGTCTACCGTATACAAGCCCGAAGACATATTCAGCACGTGGCGCAGGGTGATCTCGTTGCGGGGATCAGTTTCCGGAGAGGGGAGCTGGGGCAGCCATTCCAGGCCCAGAGGCTCGTCGAGGGCCAGTTTGCCCTCGTCCACCAGCATGCCGATAAGGGTAGCGGCGATGCTTTTGGCAGTCGACCACGTGCGGGTCTTGGTCTTTGCATCCACTCCCGGCGCATAGCGTTCCAGGATAATCTGCCCCTTGTGGACGATGAGCAGGCTGAGGGTTACCTGCTCGGGCGATTCGCGGTTGAACGCCCAGTCGGCGGCAGCCTGGAGGGCGGCCTCGTCGATGTATTCCGGAAGCGGCTGTGGTTCGGCCCGGTCGCCGTCCGGCCAGGGGATGGCGGCTGGATCTCCGGGCAAGGGCGGCATATCGAGGATGGGCAGGCTGTTGATATCTTCGAAGCTTTGATCTGGGGCCAGGATCACGCAGCCGAGCCCTTCGCGAAAGGCTGCCCTCATGGCAGGGACGCCATTTTCCGGTTTGCCGATGGCGACGGCCTTTAGCTCCCAGTTGACCTCGTAATGGCCTCCTTCAGCCGTGCCCACCGGTTCTTTCAGGTAGGCCAGTTCCTGTTCAAAAACCTGGCCCAGGCTGCGTTCAGAGGTAAACAGGCCGTTGCATAGCAGGATAGCCTGTACCCCGCGTTGGACCATCTGGCGGTTGCTGCCGGCGTAGTCGTAGGTTTCCTGCTGCTGGGAAGTAGCCGGGCCTGCAATAATTAGCCCTGAGATGAGGAAGGAAAAAAATCGCTTCATGATGCTGGCATTTATTTGGTTTTACTCAACGGCACCTGTTTTTGTGCATTGCCTTCCCCGCCCCACGGTCTCCTAAAGGGGAAGTCTACGCAAAATTTTTAGAATACAGCCTATTGCCTGGTTGCCAATGTGTGAATCATACAACTTTTTTCTGTAAATGTATAACGCTATCCTGAATGAATGAACCGAACTTTGTACTACAATTTGCACAGTAATTCCAAATAATATAAATTATGAAAAATCTAATGTTTAAAATCGTCTTGCGCGCCTCGATTGCCACACTATTGTTGGGGTTCGCATTAAATGCAGGTGCCCAGCGTATTGAATTCGGCTTACGGTTTATGCCGACACTTTCTTCCTTCGACGTAAAAACTTCGTCCGGCGGCACGGTAAAAGGAGAAGCGACCGTAGGTTTTGGATTTGGAGCAATATTGGGATATAATTTTTCCGATCATTTTGAAATACAGGGAGAGGTTATCTACAACTCCCTTTCCCAGAAATATAAAGAACTGGATATTGAACGGAAAGTCAAATTGGATTATGTGAACATTCCTTTATTGCTTTCGCTCAATACCGGTAAATCAAAACCGATTAATTTCAATGTTGTAGCGGGTCCGCAGATGGGTATTAATGTCGGCAGCAGTTTGAAGGTATCCAGTAGCGGCGTGGATACTCCGAATGCCTTGTTGTCTGTAAAGAAAGGCGATCTAGGTTTTGCTTATGGCGCCGGCCTTGACTTCGGGCTCAACCCGGCAAGCAATTTTCGCCTGGCCTTAGGGTTCCGCGGCGTTTACGGCCTGTTTGACATCAGCGACAACAATAAAAACAACTCGACTGATTCTTTCTTCGTTCTCGACCGGAGTCACATCAAAACATATTCAGGTTACATCGGATTCTCGGTTTTATTCTGATAAAATGAAACCATTGACTTGTTTTTTGAGTGTTCCTTTGGCATCAAAAATAAATACTTATGAAACGTAATATAGCTTCAGGCGTCCTGCTTCTTTCCATGGCGCTTGCCCTGGCCTTTATTTCAGGTAGTTGCAGCAATTCCAGCAATAAAGAAATGGAAAGCGTCGATCAGGAAGCAACAGCAGTAGACAGTCCTGAACAGGCTGGTTTAAACCCTCAGCAGCAGGCGCCTGAACCCGGAATGACCGCCGAAACTTCCGGGAAATATGCCCCGGAAAAAGAAAAGGCGGCTGAAAATACAGCGAATAACCGGGCGATAACGCCACCAGCAGCAAAAGAAACCAGTACCTTAAAAAAGGTTATTAAACCTTCCGAAATCAGTAAAACCAGTTCCGAACCGGTTATCCAGTTAGCAAAAACGGAAACTGCTGGCGAACCGCCTCAAAGTGCTCCTGTAAGTCCGACAAAGGTAGCTGCCGGGAAGGAAGGAACGAAAATTGCCACCCCACTCCAAGCGAAACCAGATCCTGCCTTAGAGAAAACCAAAGAGGTTGTTGTTACCCAACCTCCCCGGCCTGAACCCCAGGTATCCGGACCACCCCCCGGCAACTGGATTGTTCCGGAAAAAGATAAAAACAAGAAAAACCCTATCAAAGCCGATGCAGAATCGCTGAGCATCGGAAAATCGCTGTATAACAAGCATTGCGCTTCCTGCCATGGAAAAGAAGGACTGGGAGACGGCTCGAAAGCAGCCCAACTTGAAACGCCAAGCGGCGATTTTACGCTCCCTATTGTTCAACAACAGACCGACGGCGGCCTTTTTTACAAAACAAGAGAAGGCAGAGGCGATATGCCGGAATACAAGAAAAAGATACCCGATGAGGAGGATATCTGGCATATTGTCAATTACATCAGAACCTTTAAATAGGGACACCCGGCATCTCATGAACAAGTTGAAAATTATTAACCTGTTTTTTGAGCCTGCGCTATTGTTTAGTACAGCAGCCTGTACGAATCGTTAGGGAATGGGAATGATGCATGGAAACGACACGATGTACATGGCCAACTGGAATTGGCTACTGGTAGCGGTTGGTTTAGTTATCGCGTTCCTTATCGGATTTGCAATAGCCAGATGAAAACGGTAGTTGCTGCAGGAAAAAAAGCAAAAATCATGAAAAGAGTAGAAAACAAAGTTGCCGTTGTAACAGGCGGCGCATTAGGTATCGGACGAGAAACATGCATTTTACTTGCAAAAGAAGGAATTTATAACAAACAAAATTTAACAACCTAAAGGAGAACTCAAATGGAGGCCGTACCTTCTGTTTCGCTTGTCTTGCATCATCCCTTACCTGATGCCCTCCTATCCAATGGGCATTGACACCTGCCCCTGCACCATGGTAAGTACCGCCCCGCCCAGGATGGCCATGATCAGGCCGGAGCCGCCGATCTTCCGGTCCTTGCCCAGCCCGGCGGAGGCCAGCCCAAAGATGGTCGGGAACATCTCGCCAGGTTGAGTTTCAGGGACAACATGAACTGTTCGTAAGTTCCATCCAGGCCCACCCCGTTGTTGTCAGGTCCATCATTCAGGTATTTTATAGAATCTTAAGGCATTTCCGCCAAACACCATCGCTTTTTCCTCCCTGGAAAAGCTTTCTGTATACCAGTCGACGATGCTTTTCACATTTTTATAACTGCTTGCCTACCTCTCTGCTGCTTTCCGCCGGCCGGCTATCTTTGGATGAGATCGCCGTTGTAGAACCGCTCGCCATCGGCGCTCATGCCATCCGCAGGGCGGCGGTACAGGCCGGCGAATGGATCGTGGTTGCCGGCTGTGGCCCGATTGGCGTTGGGTTGATGAAGCTGGCCCAATTGGAAGGCGCCAAAATTATTGCTCTGGATATTAACGAACAACGCTTGCTTTATGCCAAGGAAAAGATCGGCGCCGACTACATTGTCAACGCATTGGACAATCCGCTGGAGCAGATTCGGGAATTTACGCGTGGCGATCTGGTCGCTGCCGTTTTTGACGCGACAGGCAATACCGCAGCGCTGGAAGGCGGCATGCAATATATGGCCCATGGCGGCCGCTACGTGCTGGTGGGCCTGTCCAATGGCGGGCTCACGTTCAGCCATCCGGCCATCCACCGCAAAGAGGCCACCCTGATGTGCAGCCGCAACGCCACAGTTGAAGATTTTCACAATGTACGGGAGGCTCTTAGCAGCGGCCAGTTCCCGGTGGATTCCTACATTACCCACCGGGTGCCGTTCGCAGAAATGATCGGGCATTTTGATTCCTGGCGAAATCCCGAAAATGAAGTGATGAAGGCAATGGTATCCTTTTAGCTAAGTGGCTAGCTGTTCCTGAAAATCTCCCTGCTTTTTTGTAAAATTGGGCCAAAAACTTTAGAGCCCATGCAAAAAATAAAGGAAACTGTCTTCGAGATCATCGAAGGAGCGGATGAGGGCGGCAGCCGTTGGAGCCGCATTTTTGATGTCTTCATCGTTGGGCTGATCAGCATCAGCGTCCTGCAGGTCATTCTTGAGTCCTTTAAAGGCATTTACGCCCGGTACCAGTCGCAATTTCATTTCCTGGAGGTTGTAGTAGTGGTGATATTTTCTGTAGAATATCTGCTGCGGGTGTGGACGGCAGGCCTGAAGTACCCCAACCGGGGGAAATTAGCCTCCCGGCTGCTCTTCATCACCTCGGCTTTTGGGCTGATCGACCTGTTTGCCATCCTTCCCTTCTACGTTCCCTTCCTGGTGGCAATCGATTTGCGCTTTATCCGCATCCTGCGGATCATGCGCCTCCTGCGGGTCTTCAAACTAAACCGTTACCTGAAATCCTTTAAGATCGTAAGCGCTGTCGTCATAGAGAAACGCTCGGAGCTGAGCATCACCATTTTCATAACCTTTCTGTTGCTGCTGCTTTCTTCCACCATCATGTACTACCTGGAAAGCGACGTCCAGCCGAAAGCTTTTCCCAATATCATCTCCACCTTCTGGTGGGCTATCGCCACTCTGACCACTGTGGGGTATGGGGATGTGTATCCCGTTACCGGCTGGGGCCGCCTGGTCAGCGGCATCATCGCCCTACTGGGTATTGGCCTGGTGGCACTGCCCACCGGCATCATCAGCGCTGCTTTCGTTGAAGAGTTGGAAAAGGGCAAAAACAAAAAGCCAAAGCCCAAAATGGAAGAGGAAGATTACCGCTATTGCCCCTATTGCGGCAGGGCCATGGAAGAACATTAAGCAGGTGTGTGTGCAAGGTTCAAAAGCGTTGAAGTGTAAATGTCTGCAGCCAGAACCTTAGGGTGCGATTCCCATTTGTACCCATGTAGCAGATAGCTTGGGGAAATGCCCCTAAAATTCAGGAAAACACGGTTTCACAGTCCCCTTGCTCCACTGTTATGGAGCCTACGGCCTCAACAATGGAACCGGGAAACCATGTAACAGTACTTCGAGGGAATAATTCCGGGTGTTTTCATGCCCAGAAACATAAGGGGGTACAAACTAGAATCGCACCCGAACCTTATCTTTGCCTTCTGTTACTGCCAAAGAAACAAGCCATTATGAATAACAAAGAAAAAGAACTGCACGAAGTGCAGATGCTGGGCCTCAAGCTGCCAACCGACCCCCGCTGGGTGAACCTGGCGGAGAAGGGACTGGAAGAGATTCTGACCGACCATGCCTACTGCGAACAGAAGGCGGCCACGTCCTGTATTTCCCTGATCCAGGCCTACCCGGAAAAGAAGGAAATGGTCAGGGAACTGGCTCCTATTGTGACGGAGGAATGGGGGCACTTTCGCATGGTGCTCCAGGAAATGGACAAACGCGGCCTGCAGCTGGGGCGGCAGCGCAAGGACGAATACGTCAACAAACTGCTCGAATTTCAAAAAAAAGGCGGCAGCCGGGAAGAGCGCCTGCTGGAAAAGCTGCTCATCTGCGCCCTCATCGAAGCCCGTTCCTGCGAGCGCTTCCGCCTGCTTTCCCTGCACATCAACGACGAAAACCTCCGCGGCTGGTACCATAAGTTCATGGTGGCCGAAGCCGGGCACTACCGCCTCTTCATCGACCTGGCCAAACGATACCATGACGAGGACAAAGTCCGCCAGCGCTGGAAGGAGTACCTCGAACGGGAAGCGGAAATCATGGACGAGCTGGAGTTGCGGGGGGATAGGATGCATTAGGAAAGGGTGTATCAGGTTTTTTGTGTATCAGGGTGTCAGTGTGTAGTGTATCGGTGTGGTAGTGTATCGGATTATCCCAACTTGTCTGACACGGGAGTGTTCAACGTTCTGTGTCCAAAGCTCAAAGTTATGTCATAAAAACCTGGTTTTTAGGATGACTTTGAACGCCAAACATTAAACTTTGAACAGTCCCTCTGACACACTGACACACTGATACACTGATACACTGACACCCTGCCCCCCCTCACTCCCTCCACCTCACCTTCATCCTTTCCCGAAAAGCGTCCCTGTATTTGGGGCCGATGCGAATCTCGTGCAGCTCCGCCCCCGCCTCCCGTGCCAGCTCCACGAACGTATAATTGCCCGCAAAGCTCTTCACATAATCCAGGTTGATGATAAAGCTGTCGTGAATGCGCATGAAGTTTTCACCAGGCAGAAGTTCAACCATATTTTTCACGCGGTCGCGGGTGAGGTACGTCGTGCCGGCTGTCACGACCTTAACATCCACGTTGGCGCCTTCGCAGTACAGAATATCATCGTAATCCACTTTTACCCACCGCCCTTTTTCCTTGATCAGGATGTGGCCCTGCGCCGGGCCGGGCGCCTCATCCGTAGTTCGCAGGCCGGCCATAGCCTTTTCGATAGCCTGGTTGAGCCTTACCGGTTCTATGGGCTTGAGCAGGTATCCGGAGATGTTGTAATCATAACCTTTGATGGCATATTCCGCAAAAGCAGTAGTGATGATCACTTTTGCCGAAAGGCAGAAATTGCGGGCGGCATCCAGCAGGTTGAAACCGCTGGCCCCCGGCATTTCTATGTCCAGAAAGATGAGGTCGGGGCGGGGATTGCGCCCATTGGCGAGGAAGTTGTAGGCGTCCTCGGCGTTTTCGAAGCTGCCGAGCAATTCCAGATCCAGGCGGGTGTGCAGCAACTCGATCAGGTTTTCGCGTTGCAGCTCCACATCTTCGATGACGATATAGGTGTATTTTTGCTTCATGAGAGTGGGACTTCCAATAAAACGGAATATACGCCCCCTTTGGCATTGATGCCGAGGCTGTAATTTTTCTTGTAGACCAGGTCCAGGTTTTCGGTAGCCGTCCGCAAGCCTACTCCGCTGCCGGGTTGCACGGCCATGGTGTCTTCATTGCGGGAATTGGCCTTGTAGCTGTTCTCGATCCGGGCCAAAAAGCGGCCTTCTTCGACCTTAAAGCCGATGTGAATGAACTTCTCCCGGGCCTGGTTGCCGCCATAATGCTTGAAACAATTTTCAACGAAGAGCAGCAGGACCATGGGGGGTATCCGGTGCCGGTGCAGCACTTCTCCCTCCATTTCGTAGAGGAGTTCCGTATTTTTCGTGACCTGCAGGCGCTGCAATTCTATATAACTTTTGATGAAACTCAGCTCGTCTTCCAAAGGCACCAGTTTTTCATTGGTCTGGTAGACCAGATAACGCAGCAGGCGGGAAAGTTCGCCGATCAGCGCGGGCAGGTATTCCGACTTGCGGTGCGCCAGCACCTGCAGGTTGGCCAGGGTGTTGAAAAGAAAATGCGGGCGAATCTGCTTTTTGATAAACTGCAGTTCCCGTTCGGCCTCCCGGCGCCGGCGGTAGGCTTCCAGCCGGGCCTTGCGCTCCAGTTCGCGGCTGCGCTCAATGGCCTGCTTGGTGTAGGAAACCCCCGTGGTGCAAAGGATGAAAAAGAGGATTACAATGGTCAGCTCGTACCATTCCTGGTTGACGATGTCAAAAGCGCTGCGGATGATGGGCATGGACAACAGGGAAAAGATCAGCGCGGTGATGGAGCTGAGAAAAAGAAAAAGGTAGAACGACCAGTCTTTGAGCCGGGCCCTGGGGAAAATGCGCCGGCCCAGAAGGGTTTGCAGCCGCCCCTGATAGACAAAAAAGAGGTTGAAATATACCGGAAAGCCCAGCAGCAGCGTGTAGCCCAGCGCCTCCCGGAACACTTTGAAAAACGCTTCGCGCTTGTACCCGAAGGTTTCCAGCAGTTCGGCCTTGCCCTGGTACCAGGCGTGGATGGCGAGGTAGCAAAATACCACGATCAGCACCGTCCCCCCAAACATCAGGTGCTGGATGATATCCTTCCGCAGGAGCCGGTACAGCTTTGCCTGTGCTTTTGTGAGTGTCATGGTATTTTCTGCCGCCTGGCTTTGGTTATCCTTGTTTAATTGCTAAAGATTGTTTTTTTTGTCAGAATTTTCAAATCCGGGAATGCTATCAGGGCAGGAAAAAAAACCAAAATATGAATTGTTTCATTCGAATGACACTCGCCGCCGCAGTTGTTTTCCTGTGCGCGTCAACTCCGATCCCGGCGCAAGGTTGTTACACCGACCCCATCTATGATGTCTCGGTAGAAAAGGATGTCGCTTACGGCGCCGCCATCAACTACTGCGGGGCAGAAGAACAACTCCTGATGGATATCTACCGTCCGGTTGGAGACGGCAACCTGGAACGGCCGGCGATGGTTTTGATCCACGGCGGCGCCTTCCTGGCCGGCGACAAGGGAAGTTACGATATGGCGGAAGCCGCTGCGGCCTTTGCCGCCCGGGGCTATCTGGCGGCAAGCATCAACTACCGGCTCGGATTTCACAAATCGGTTTTCCACACCCCCGGCGCTCAGGGCTGCGCCTTGATCGGAGGGCTGGCCGGCGCGCCAAACGCCCAGTGCCTCTACGCCTCTCCCCTGGAGGTCGAACGGGCGCTTTACCGGGCAGTGCAGGACGCCCGGGGCGCCATCCGCTTTGTAAAAAACCGGCTCGACTCGGTAGATGCCGGCAATGTATTCATCGGAGGCAGCAGCGCCGGCGGTTTTGCCGCCCTGGCCGCAGCTTATATGGACGACGATGAGGCACCGGGAGCCGCCCAGGCGCAAAGCCCCGTATCCGGCATTCCGCTGATCTACGGCGCCTGCCACCCGGCGGGTTGCAGTACCGAACGGCCTGCCCTGGGGCCGCCCCAGGGCAACTTCAACCTGGGCGCCGCCGATGCCTCGGTAAAA
Coding sequences:
- a CDS encoding serine hydrolase; its protein translation is MKRFFSFLISGLIIAGPATSQQQETYDYAGSNRQMVQRGVQAILLCNGLFTSERSLGQVFEQELAYLKEPVGTAEGGHYEVNWELKAVAIGKPENGVPAMRAAFREGLGCVILAPDQSFEDINSLPILDMPPLPGDPAAIPWPDGDRAEPQPLPEYIDEAALQAAADWAFNRESPEQVTLSLLIVHKGQIILERYAPGVDAKTKTRTWSTAKSIAATLIGMLVDEGKLALDEPLGLEWLPQLPSPETDPRNEITLRHVLNMSSGLYTVDNNGMEYATGSGLAYWAGASSAKGALNRGLVRKPGTYWDYENYETLLGVLAMKKALGDSKSYLEFPRRALLGRIGMRNTLLSVDRFGDFILSSQVYTNARDLARFGLLYLQNGLWNGERLLSEDWIGFVRTPAPATAERGNFYGGQWWLVPDGRTDVPGDAYSTAGNRGQFVIVVPSHELVIVRRGLDYGRQGFDQWDLAREVVAAFELK
- a CDS encoding PorT family protein; the protein is MKNLMFKIVLRASIATLLLGFALNAGAQRIEFGLRFMPTLSSFDVKTSSGGTVKGEATVGFGFGAILGYNFSDHFEIQGEVIYNSLSQKYKELDIERKVKLDYVNIPLLLSLNTGKSKPINFNVVAGPQMGINVGSSLKVSSSGVDTPNALLSVKKGDLGFAYGAGLDFGLNPASNFRLALGFRGVYGLFDISDNNKNNSTDSFFVLDRSHIKTYSGYIGFSVLF
- a CDS encoding c-type cytochrome codes for the protein MTAETSGKYAPEKEKAAENTANNRAITPPAAKETSTLKKVIKPSEISKTSSEPVIQLAKTETAGEPPQSAPVSPTKVAAGKEGTKIATPLQAKPDPALEKTKEVVVTQPPRPEPQVSGPPPGNWIVPEKDKNKKNPIKADAESLSIGKSLYNKHCASCHGKEGLGDGSKAAQLETPSGDFTLPIVQQQTDGGLFYKTREGRGDMPEYKKKIPDEEDIWHIVNYIRTFK
- a CDS encoding zinc-binding dehydrogenase is translated as MPTSLLLSAGRLSLDEIAVVEPLAIGAHAIRRAAVQAGEWIVVAGCGPIGVGLMKLAQLEGAKIIALDINEQRLLYAKEKIGADYIVNALDNPLEQIREFTRGDLVAAVFDATGNTAALEGGMQYMAHGGRYVLVGLSNGGLTFSHPAIHRKEATLMCSRNATVEDFHNVREALSSGQFPVDSYITHRVPFAEMIGHFDSWRNPENEVMKAMVSF
- a CDS encoding ion transporter, producing MQKIKETVFEIIEGADEGGSRWSRIFDVFIVGLISISVLQVILESFKGIYARYQSQFHFLEVVVVVIFSVEYLLRVWTAGLKYPNRGKLASRLLFITSAFGLIDLFAILPFYVPFLVAIDLRFIRILRIMRLLRVFKLNRYLKSFKIVSAVVIEKRSELSITIFITFLLLLLSSTIMYYLESDVQPKAFPNIISTFWWAIATLTTVGYGDVYPVTGWGRLVSGIIALLGIGLVALPTGIISAAFVEELEKGKNKKPKPKMEEEDYRYCPYCGRAMEEH
- a CDS encoding tRNA-(ms[2]io[6]A)-hydroxylase; protein product: MNNKEKELHEVQMLGLKLPTDPRWVNLAEKGLEEILTDHAYCEQKAATSCISLIQAYPEKKEMVRELAPIVTEEWGHFRMVLQEMDKRGLQLGRQRKDEYVNKLLEFQKKGGSREERLLEKLLICALIEARSCERFRLLSLHINDENLRGWYHKFMVAEAGHYRLFIDLAKRYHDEDKVRQRWKEYLEREAEIMDELELRGDRMH
- a CDS encoding response regulator transcription factor is translated as MKQKYTYIVIEDVELQRENLIELLHTRLDLELLGSFENAEDAYNFLANGRNPRPDLIFLDIEMPGASGFNLLDAARNFCLSAKVIITTAFAEYAIKGYDYNISGYLLKPIEPVRLNQAIEKAMAGLRTTDEAPGPAQGHILIKEKGRWVKVDYDDILYCEGANVDVKVVTAGTTYLTRDRVKNMVELLPGENFMRIHDSFIINLDYVKSFAGNYTFVELAREAGAELHEIRIGPKYRDAFRERMKVRWRE
- a CDS encoding histidine kinase; its protein translation is MTLTKAQAKLYRLLRKDIIQHLMFGGTVLIVVFCYLAIHAWYQGKAELLETFGYKREAFFKVFREALGYTLLLGFPVYFNLFFVYQGRLQTLLGRRIFPRARLKDWSFYLFLFLSSITALIFSLLSMPIIRSAFDIVNQEWYELTIVILFFILCTTGVSYTKQAIERSRELERKARLEAYRRRREAERELQFIKKQIRPHFLFNTLANLQVLAHRKSEYLPALIGELSRLLRYLVYQTNEKLVPLEDELSFIKSYIELQRLQVTKNTELLYEMEGEVLHRHRIPPMVLLLFVENCFKHYGGNQAREKFIHIGFKVEEGRFLARIENSYKANSRNEDTMAVQPGSGVGLRTATENLDLVYKKNYSLGINAKGGVYSVLLEVPLS
- a CDS encoding carboxylesterase family protein, whose product is MNCFIRMTLAAAVVFLCASTPIPAQGCYTDPIYDVSVEKDVAYGAAINYCGAEEQLLMDIYRPVGDGNLERPAMVLIHGGAFLAGDKGSYDMAEAAAAFAARGYLAASINYRLGFHKSVFHTPGAQGCALIGGLAGAPNAQCLYASPLEVERALYRAVQDARGAIRFVKNRLDSVDAGNVFIGGSSAGGFAALAAAYMDDDEAPGAAQAQSPVSGIPLIYGACHPAGCSTERPALGPPQGNFNLGAADASVKGALNIFGGLFDPSWIDAGGPMLYSYHKDNDLVVPCHNGQPFRELVSQCLNNAACTAMPTTWPEAFGSCYLQEYLDTLADAPVHQFQIETCALPNFPCGYSCHEATAAEIRQIVQGAAEFWGCTITGQQQREKRWILHAFPNPARDEIRLRANPSGTPLEVTLYSMAGQPLQRLRMQEELNLDMSAFPPGAYFLMVNDGLRVSFQKIVIQK